In the Mycosarcoma maydis chromosome 6, whole genome shotgun sequence genome, one interval contains:
- a CDS encoding uncharacterized protein (related to SEC16 - COPII vesicle coat protein required for ER transport vesicle budding), which translates to MTSLPPSSQDNAAAIETSQLIVAPTTAPLATTENDAAASEPSVDPPSPAPFKRGHASKPSVGIAASLFGSGGDEDPFSAISASNGPSSLTQLTEVKEEPDLFGSFDASNPHSHLNDATSAVDPVSSLFGTDSATSVPIQSPAAAASAASTTDGLTVPTIDGNASAPASGPASPGALFADLSYQDDWLASTTDQNAQHPAADVHGENTTIHQADPFGAADGGQGSLSWLNQQESHASVDPATESQLDAYGRPIVAYEGDDQQEQYPQDYGYHDQQGYGYDKHHGYNYSRPQASYDQPEGHDYHQQGYGSQEYGQQQVYDYQENGYDQQTYDQPQTYDQQNYHQQGFDQHTYAQQDYSQSGYEQRAYDQHDANQYNYEQFSYQDQNYTVHATTEPYAATSSANDAIDVAEQSYNTDAYADYPAHQANAHSSAGYEGYAAGPNNGYDAATSGRAYDAAATIDQSTQDQYSTDPHSAYESQGYTQQPSVADSYTQQQQSRSYDPYAPPMQAQQQAHSHQSYSHSADSVPPSTFGYDAGAYGDVQGVSASRNQQGFVRAPSPYDPPAATASPAAPLSATANDNSLPPPPMGPPQGPPRGPPRGPSRSASRNMAGSTSSASLDAPPLPKRTSSAVSLEDESQQEPTPTWPNGTETPQKQSQPLLGSTDTPPTTYTRPSSAWVDSLEQAAATPPTFSSGDDSLPKLTITDESKHAYSNIGEAPEIETSMREVEQQLSDKKLSTAVDDATIAFDHLNLDQSQQMYAGRSSQYENGYSEEDTSTPQPSDQNADGYGADYGTEQNGQFDAEGGHRYDQFQSTQQSSDWNSWNEEGASQAPTTIEHNPYAPSDPQQQQEILTAPTQSGEAYSDLAYGPEQSKLIEDPYDPSPQAHDPPRLYTLTGQDDSEAKTPLAAHDEQDNWLGSASPALGNDAAQDPYSSVSGSTFVTGAQNGAAPHSGYDPYGPPSVNDRSIDTYGAHDGHARVQPEPAASVEDAYTETDQLHEQSNQATYFDSNKRAGSPQQYGYGHVYGASDSAYAPLDQYDSSAAGTGQGPRSAASDTRSQSASETSADMLQAMRSATIPIASFGIGGKLVSYFPTSRASTGAEGADGAGGSSNVYGSYSYNTSSYPTQLKIQSLSSLVSSTAYASAFDPLTFPGPVYEGPSGTNALSRATGAASASKTKKAAVLKHLEERIQELSAGVGYLRRRPSFSASSTGSNRGTQAAQDQDGELEARRTEDKVLLLRLLRLLVENDGQTSSNAFEQGVRSLIIAPDTQDVSSSRGFAMSVTSTTPDDGAEGSVVTSHELRTSFLQKVQGMLLCGERKEAVDYAVAQRMWAHAMTIASCVDKECWKEVVSEFIEHEVGAAEASLAALGQGDLQGLKVAYNVFSGQDPVSIFDLFRTKTQLGQMGGLQPAQVESTTTPSALPSWKESAAIVASNRSASDSAALTAIGDGLCTRGLLEAAHFCYLLSPQTSPIGGADTSGARFTLLGLSSPKASAAFVQDLDGILMTEVLEFAQGLVPAVKGQEPFPGIAHLQAYKLVHAQHLADLGEVSKAQRYCEAIAQCLKQSKASPYLHSTLLSQSKQLSDRLVGAPQTGPGGNWVTRKMQRPTLDGVWGALEGRFTKFIAGEEGAMDADSPNKNSKGSVSSSIGPFSHYSAITPDAASGGMTRQPSFNELRTGSPSVPTSRSGSAMDFRNATKRAASPKHRASTALSMRPLNSDPYSDWPQPRAPGNGTGSEAASNYDRDSVRSSSEMPRGAYGYGASLHTGPAQVYGHGAQVSAFSTASSTYGGPAETSFASNAAPWNGSAGQGTRDTDSSRRPSADAEALGAGSESAYGGYGDCGGYGGSSYGGYGGTYGEATQTGGTDGEVGDDAGGSSATGHANTPFYGYDPHGAQKPQFVSNVNAGDALEGGGQGGFVSPFDALSSISQTPQPPSQGNQYTSSYSRHHADVNEEEDDDDLGLGNSSGRRKASNADGTSFEAGDASPRDSVASSSAAHHAAKQNESEGKKDDTASNASGSDEKRQELKPSASWFGRLWGRSPSTDSAAQQAQAKAKKAHLGEETSFVYDKELKRWVNKKAGDSGSASSTPPPPPPRTQSASPASQPDRSTGASSAPPMRGPPSGTLTMGRATPPISEGNEEGSSGLAPSRGPPGMGSLSRARSNLADHSMPPASQPPMGSAAGPVRGSGASTPAGGVSGPPPPPGGSRMGTVKKRPIKSRYVVVD; encoded by the coding sequence ATGACCAGTCTACCACCCAGCTCGCAAGACAATGCGGCCGCAATCGAGACGTCGCAGCTTATCGTTGCCCCGACTACCGCTCCTCTTGCCACCACTGAGAACGATGCTGCCGCCTCGGAACCCTCTGTCGATCCACCTTCACCGGCTCCCTTCAAAAGAGGTCACGCTTCCAAACCCAGTGTCGGAATCGCCGCGTCTTTGTTTGGATCTGGTGGCGACGAAGACCCTTTCTCCGCCATCTCGGCCTCCAACGGCCCTTCCTCTCTGACACAGCTCACTGAAGTGAAAGAAGAGCCAGATCTCTTCGGCTCGTTCGATGCAAGCAACCCGCACAGCCACTTGAATGACGCCACCTCGGCTGTCGATCCGGTCAGCTCTCTCTTTGGAACCGACTCAGCGACGTCAGTGCCCATACAGTcaccggcagcagctgcttccgctgcttccaccaccgaTGGCTTGACAGTGCCCACCATCGATGGAAACGCGAGTGCTCCTGCGTCAGGACCGGCGTCTCCTGGGGCGCTCTTTGCCGACCTGAGCTATCAGGACGATTGGCTCGCCTCAACAACCGATCAAAATGCTCAGCATCCAGCCGCAGATGTCCATGGAGAGAACACCACAATTCACCAAGCAGATCCCTTTGGCGCTGCAGATGGCGGTCAGGGCTCTCTGTCGTGGTTGAACCAGCAAGAATCTCATGCCTCCGTCGACCCAGCTACTGAATCACAGCTGGACGCCTACGGTCGGCCCATCGTCGCTTACGAGGGCGATGACCAGCAGGAACAGTACCCACAGGATTACGGCTATCATGACCAACAAGGCTATGGCTACGATAAACATCACGGATATAACTATTCGCGACCACAAGCGAGCTATGACCAACCAGAGGGCCATGATTACCACCAGCAGGGATATGGCTCGCAGGAATACGGCCAGCAACAAGTTTACGATTACCAAGAAAATGGCTATGATCAGCAAACCTATGACCAACCGCAAACTTACGACCAGCAAAATTATCATCAGCAAGGCTTCGATCAGCACACCTACGCACAGCAGGACTATTCGCAGTCAGGCTATGAACAACGAGCTTATGATCAGCATGATGCGAATCAGTACAACTATGAGCAGTTCAGCTACCAGGATCAAAATTACACCGTTCATGCCACCACCGAGCCTTACGCTGCCACCTCATCGGCAAACGACGCGATCGATGTCGCCGAGCAAAGCTACAATACGGACGCATATGCAGATTATCCCGCACACCAAGCGAATGCTCATTCTTCTGCTGGCTATGAAGGCTACGCCGCTGGCCCGAACAATGGTTATGATGCTGCCACGTCTGGTCGGGCGTATGACGCAGCTGCGACTATCGACCAGAGCACACAGGATCAATACAGTACTGATCCTCACTCTGCCTATGAAAGCCAAGGTTACACACAGCAGCCGTCAGTAGCGGATTCATACacacaacagcagcagagtcGTAGCTACGACCCGTATGCCCCGCCGatgcaagcgcagcagcaagcacactCGCATCAAAGCTACTCGCATAGCGCCGACTCTGTGCCGCCCAGCACGTTCGGCTACGACGCAGGTGCATACGGCGATGTGCAAGGCGTAAGTGCAAGTCGCAACCAGCAAGGTTTTGTACGCGCTCCTAGTCCGTACGATCCACCAGCCGCAACAGCCAGTCCTGCAGCACCTTTGTCCGCCACTGCAAACGATAACAGCctgccaccgcctccaATGGGTCCCCCGCAAGGACCACCTCGTGGCCCACCTCGGGGTCCTTCTCGATCCGCCTCGCGCAACATGGCAGGTTCAACTTCATCTGCGTCTCTTGACGCTCCTCCGCTCCCGAAGCGAACCTCGTCGGCTGTCTCACTCGAGGATGAAAGTCAACAGGAGCCAACACCTACCTGGCCAAATGGCACTGAGACTCCTCAAAAACAGTCACAGCCCTTGCTAGGTTCCACAGACACGCCGCCCACCACTTACACCCGTCCCTCTTCCGCTTGGGTCGAttcgctcgagcaagcagctgcgacTCCTCCTACCttcagcagcggcgacgaCTCTCTGCCCAAACTGACGATCACAGACGAATCCAAGCACGCATACAGCAATATAGGAGAAGCTCCCGAGATTGAGACTTCGATGCGCGAGGTCGAACAGCAACTCTCGGATAAGAAGCTTTCTACTGCCGTCGATGATGCGACCATTGCCTTTGATCATCTCAATTTAGACCAGAGCCAGCAAATGTACGCCGGCCGAAGTTCGCAGTACGAGAATGGCTACTCGGAAGAAGACACATCTACGCCTCAACCGTCGGATCAAAATGCTGATGGTTACGGCGCAGATTATGGCACTGAACAAAACGGTCAGTTCGATGCAGAGGGCGGCCACCGCTACGATCAATTCCAGAGCACTCAGCAGAGCTCTGACTGGAATAGCTGGAACGAAGAAGGTGCCTCACAAGCACCCACGACAATCGAACACAACCCTTATGCTCCGAGCGacccgcagcagcaacaggaAATTTTGACAGCGCCAACTCAATCGGGTGAAGCCTACAGCGATCTAGCTTACGGCCCGGAACAAAGTAAACTGATTGAGGACCCTTATGACCCATCTCCCCAAGCGCATGACCCGCCTCGGTTATACACACTAACAGGCCAAGACGATTCGGAAGCAAAGACGCCGCTGGCAGCtcacgacgagcaggataACTGGCTCGGAAGTGCGTCGCCCGCGCTCGGCAATGACGCCGCGCAAGATCCGTATAGCTCAGTCTCAGGCAGTACGTTTGTTACTGGTGCACAGAATGGTGCCGCGCCGCATTCCGGCTACGATCCCTATGGTCCGCCATCTGTCAATGACCGATCTATCGATACGTACGGTGCACATGATGGCCATGCACGGGTTCAACCAGAGCCTGCCGCTAGCGTCGAAGATGCGTATACAGAGACTGACCAGCTTCACGAGCAGTCCAATCAGGCCACCTACTTTGATTCTAACAAGCGTGCTGGCTCACCACAGCAGTATGGCTACGGCCATGTGTATGGGGCGTCCGATTCAGCATATGCGCCGCTTGACCAGTATGACTCCAGTGCCGCCGGAACAGGACAAGGTCCGCGCAGTGCTGCAAGCGATACGCGCTCGCAGTCCGCCTCCGAGACGAGTGCAGATATGCTGCAGGCCATGCGCAGTGCCACCATTCCAATCGCCAGCTTTGGCATTGGaggcaagctcgtcagTTACTTTCCCACCTCTCGCGCCTCTACCGGCGCTGAAGGAGCGGATGGCGCTGGTGGCTCGAGCAATGTATACGGCTCCTATTCATACAACACCTCCAGCTATCCGACTCAGCTCAAGATCCAGTCGCTCTCGTCCCTGGTATCATCGACTGCATACGCATCGGCCTTCGATCCACTCACCTTCCCCGGCCCTGTCTATGAGGGGCCATCTGGCACCAATGCGCTTTCGAGAGCTACAGGCGCCGCGTCAGCTAGCAAAACCAAGAAGGCGGCCGTGCTCAAACATCTCGAGGAACGCATCCAGGAACTCTCCGCTGGCGTCGGCTATCTGCGTAGAAGACCTTCGTTCTCGGCCTCGTCCACTGGCTCCAACCGAGGCACGCAGGCCGCTCAGGATCAAGATGGTGAGCTTGAAGCTCGAAGGACCGAAGACAAggtgctgcttcttcgtctgTTGAGGCTTCTCGTCGAAAATGATGGCCAGACAAGCTCAAATGCTTTCGAGCAAGGCGTCCGATCGCTTATCATAGCACCCGATACACAGGATGTCTCATCCTCGCGAGGCTTTGCCATGTCAGTGACGTCGACGACCCCAGACGACGGGGCAGAGGGTAGCGTCGTCACGTCGCACGAGCTGCGTACAAGTTTCCTGCAAAAGGTGCAAGGAATGCTGTTGTGTGGCGAGCGGAAGGAGGCTGTCGACTACGCTGTGGCTCAGAGGATGTGGGCGCATGCTATGACCATTGCCAGCTGCGTCGACAAGGAGTGCTGGAAGGAGGTGGTGAGTGAGTTCATTGAGCACGAGGTGGGTGCCGCAGAGGCATCGCTCGCCGCTCTCGGCCAAGGAGATTTGCAGGGGCTTAAGGTCGCATACAACGTCTTTTCGGGCCAGGATCCCGTGTCGATCTTTGATCTGTTCCGCACCAAGacgcagcttggccagATGGGTGGTCTGCAGCCTGCACAGGTCGagtcgacgacgacaccGTCCGCGCTACCTAGCTGGAAGGAATCGGCTGCCATTGTCGCTAGTAACCGCAGTGCCAGTGACTCTGCAGCCTTGACGGCCATCGGCGATGGTCTCTGCACGCGAGGCCTGCTCGAGGCAGCGCACTTCTGCTACCTGCTCTCGCCGCAAACGTCACCTATCGGTGGTGCGGACACGAGTGGCGCGCGCTTCACGCTGCTGGGATTGTCGAGCCCCAAGGCATCCGCCGCCTTTGTGCAGGACTTGGACGGGATCTTGATGACCGAGGTGCTCGAGTTTGCGCAAGGGCTCGTTCCGGCTGTTAAGGGCCAGGAGCCATTCCCTGGAATCGCGCATCTGCAGGCGTACAAGCTTGTGCATGCACAGCACCTCGCCGATCTGGGCGAGGTGAGCAAGGCACAACGATATTGCGAAGCCATCGCGCAGTGTCtcaagcagagcaaagcgTCTCCATATCTCCActcgacgctgctctcACAGTCCAAGCAGTTGTCCGATCGGCTCGTTGGTGCACCTCAGACGGGTCCTGGAGGCAACTGGGTGACGCGCAAGATGCAGCGACCTACGCTCGACGGTGTGTGGGGTGCGCTTGAAGGCCGCTTCACCAAGTTCATCGCTGGAGAGGAGGGGGCGATGGACGCCGACTCACCCAACAAGAACAGCAAAGGCTCAGTCTCGTCGAGCATTGGTCCATTCTCGCATTACAGTGCCATCACCCCGGACGCGGCCTCGGGAGGTATGACAAGGCAGCCGTCGTTCAACGAGCTGCGAACAGGATCTCCTAGCGTACCCACATCACGCTCTGGGTCGGCGATGGACTTCCGCAACGCCACCAAGCGTGCTGCTTCCCCGAAACACCGCGCATCTACAGCCCTGTCGATGCGTCCGTTGAATTCGGACCCTTACAGCGACTGGCCACAGCCGCGAGCGCCTGGTAATGGGACTGGCAGCGAAGCTGCTAGCAATTACGACCGTGACAGCGTCAGGTCGAGCTCCGAGATGCCGAGGGGCGCGTATGGTTATGGTGCTAGTCTCCACACTGGTCCTGCTCAAGTGTATGGCCACGGTGCTCAAGTGTCGGCGttctcgacagcatcgtcaaCGTATGGTGGTCCTGCAGAGACGAGCTTCGCCTCGAATGCTGCGCCGTGGAACGGCAGTGCTGGACAGGGTACACGCGATACAGATAGCtctcgtcgaccaagcgCGGATGCCGAGGCCCTAGGAGCCGGCTCTGAGTCCGCGTATGGCGGCTATGGTGACTGTGGCGGCtacggcggcagcagctacGGTGGCTATGGTGGTACGTATGGAGAAGCTACTCAGACTGGAGGGACGGACGGCGAGGTGGGAGATGATGCTGGCGGCTCCTCGGCTACAGGTCACGCGAACACTCCATTCTACGGCTACGATCCACATGGAGCGCAAAAGCCACAATTTGTCAGCAATGTTAACGCAGGAGACGCTCTCGAGGGAGGAGGCCAAGGTGGATTTGTTTCTCCTTTCGATGCGCTTTCTTCCATCAGCCAAACGCCACAGCCGCCATCGCAAGGCAACCAGTACACATCTTCATACAGCCGCCATCACGCCGATGTGAAtgaagaggaagatgacgacgatctcggATTGGGCAATTCGAGCGGTCGAAGAAAGGCCAGTAATGCAGACGGAACAAGTTTCGAAGCGGGTGATGCGTCGCCAAGGGACAGCGTCGCAagctcttctgctgctcacCACGCCGCCAAGCAAAACGAGAGCGAGGGTAAGAAGGACGACACGGCGAGCAACGCCAGTGGCAGCGACGAGAAGAGGCAGGAGCTCAAGCCATCCGCGTCGTGGTTTGGTCGACTGTGGGGCCGCAGTCCCAGCACAGACAGCGCcgcgcagcaagcgcaggcCAAGGCGAAGAAGGCACACCTTGGCGAAGAGACGAGCTTTGTGTACGACAAGGAACTCAAGCGCTGGGTCAACAAGAAAGCAGGCGATAGCGGAAGCGCGTCGAGCacgccgccaccgccgccaccgcgAACGCAATCGGCGAGCCCGGCATCGCAGCCAGATCGCAGCACTGGAGCATCGAGTGCTCCACCCATGCGCGGACCTCCGTCTGGCACCTTGACTATGGGCCGAGCCACACCTCCCATCAGCGAAGGCAACGAGGAAGGCAGCTCGGGCCTGGCACCCAGCCGAGGACCGCCGGGAATGGGAAGCCTGTCCAGGGCGAGAAGCAACCTCGCGGACCACTCGATGCCTCCTGCTTCACAGCCGCCCATGGGATCAGCAGCCGGTCCAGTCAGGGGATCGGGAGCCTCGACGCCGGCAGGAGGAGTTTCCGgtcctccaccaccgcccGGAGGGTCGAGGATGGGCACAGTCAAGAAGAGGCCGATCAAGAGTCGATACGTTGTCGTCGATTGA